The following coding sequences are from one Candidatus Hydrogenedentota bacterium window:
- the pilO gene encoding type 4a pilus biogenesis protein PilO has product MIDFLKGTVTPKDWAFVGVVLGLTFMLCAVFYLFLYQPELQRLDTTRNELANAQEELRKAQQLAADIGKLREKTAEIRELVSDFEERLPSEREIATLLTQFEDIADDVGGLDVEMRAQTPRPEGAKLTIPYRIAVRGSFHDIAEFINRLERFKRYLKISDLQIGKQEDGVSEAEFTLSTYTFVENGTGSAA; this is encoded by the coding sequence ATGATCGATTTTCTAAAAGGAACCGTGACCCCGAAAGACTGGGCGTTTGTGGGAGTCGTTCTGGGCTTGACGTTCATGTTGTGCGCGGTTTTCTATCTCTTCCTGTACCAACCCGAACTGCAGCGCTTGGACACCACCAGGAACGAGTTGGCCAACGCACAGGAAGAATTGAGAAAGGCGCAGCAGCTCGCCGCTGACATCGGCAAACTGCGCGAAAAAACCGCCGAGATCAGGGAATTGGTGAGCGATTTCGAGGAACGGCTCCCCTCCGAGCGGGAGATTGCCACGCTGCTCACGCAATTCGAAGACATTGCGGACGACGTCGGGGGGTTGGACGTGGAAATGCGCGCCCAGACTCCCCGGCCGGAAGGCGCCAAGCTGACCATCCCCTACCGCATCGCGGTGCGTGGCAGTTTCCACGATATCGCCGAGTTCATCAATCGGTTGGAGCGGTTCAAACGGTATCTTAAAATCTCCGACCTGCAAATAGGAAAACAAGAAGACGGGGTGTCTGAAGCCGAATTTACCCTGAGCACCTATACCTTCGTGGAGAACGGCACGGGGAGCGCGGCGTGA
- the pilM gene encoding type IV pilus assembly protein PilM: MLFSKPSKAIGVDIGSHSVKAVQMTKSGGRLRVDQVGYGLVDRNQVNVDPIAAQAAALRDALLRMNLAQSLLVGSLPGQNVVIRYPHLADMPENQLTEAIENEAGQNIPYELSEVYLDWSLLEKISDNDETTLRVILVAAKHEVIESRIQVAKAAEVQYTVLGVDSLAIADAAECCDFLRVGESVALLNLGATTTSIHFIKDGLSNFIRDVSWGARELIQAIAKSRRCEYAEAEKILAAANLLAPPAPPTEREGVQAPAPDLGASSYLNPLEEELGDFGGRPSSSPVPPHGGIGRTDAPKDKDLREVLSSPLARLVTEIRRSFDYYEQQLYEKPVERLLLSGGVAQLPGLPEALAEELGLDNVEVADPTASALILRNDAAVAEMRKRPAQFVVAVGLAARGAAEL; encoded by the coding sequence ATGCTGTTTTCCAAGCCGAGTAAAGCCATCGGCGTTGACATTGGTTCCCATTCTGTCAAAGCCGTCCAGATGACAAAATCGGGAGGACGGCTGCGTGTCGACCAAGTAGGGTACGGTTTGGTCGATCGCAACCAAGTCAACGTAGATCCGATTGCAGCACAAGCCGCCGCACTTCGTGATGCGCTCCTGCGCATGAATCTGGCACAAAGCCTTCTGGTGGGTTCGCTCCCCGGGCAGAATGTGGTCATTCGCTACCCGCATTTGGCCGACATGCCCGAGAATCAACTTACCGAAGCCATCGAGAACGAAGCCGGGCAGAACATTCCGTACGAACTCTCCGAAGTCTACCTGGACTGGTCTCTCCTTGAGAAGATCTCAGACAACGACGAGACGACGCTGCGCGTCATTCTGGTCGCCGCGAAGCACGAAGTGATTGAATCGCGGATTCAAGTCGCTAAGGCGGCCGAGGTTCAATACACTGTCTTGGGGGTGGATTCGCTGGCGATCGCCGACGCTGCTGAATGCTGCGACTTCCTGCGCGTGGGCGAATCGGTGGCGCTGCTCAATCTGGGCGCTACCACGACAAGCATTCACTTCATCAAGGATGGCTTATCGAATTTCATCCGCGATGTCAGTTGGGGTGCACGCGAGTTGATCCAGGCGATTGCCAAGAGCCGCCGCTGCGAATATGCCGAAGCCGAGAAGATCCTGGCTGCCGCGAATCTCTTGGCGCCCCCTGCTCCCCCAACAGAACGCGAAGGTGTACAGGCTCCCGCGCCGGACTTGGGCGCGAGTTCCTATCTCAACCCGCTTGAAGAGGAACTCGGCGATTTCGGCGGCAGGCCGTCTTCCTCGCCCGTGCCCCCGCACGGAGGAATTGGCCGGACGGACGCGCCGAAAGATAAGGACCTGCGCGAGGTGCTCAGTTCACCATTGGCGCGGCTCGTAACGGAGATTCGGCGCTCATTCGATTATTACGAACAGCAACTCTATGAAAAGCCGGTCGAACGGCTGCTTCTGAGTGGAGGCGTCGCCCAGTTGCCCGGCTTGCCGGAGGCCCTTGCCGAAGAACTGGGCCTCGATAACGTTGAGGTCGCTGACCCAACCGCGAGCGCGCTTATCCTGCGCAACGACGCGGCCGTTGCCGAGATGCGCAAACGGCCTGCCCAATTCGTGGTTGCGGTCGGCCTGGCTGCACGGGGAGCCGCGGAACTATGA